The sequence ATATAGAAAAAGATAACCCGATGGGCGAGACTCCCATCAACACAATGTCTCAGAAAACCATTGCATGCACTCTTACCCAAAGAGGTTATACCGTTGCCCAAAACCTGGTCATCCAGGTTGCAAGCAAGCAACTGGTTATTGTTTAGCAACAattgaaatgaaaattaaattacATCAAAGAGATATGTATAGCATATTCATCGGGTAAGAGATTTGTACATAGGTTTTACAAAGACATCTCCAGAAGAAAATAAGACAGAAAACATTCTCTGAGGTAGAATAGAATTCAAGAATGCAAAACTGTGTTTATTCCGATTTCATCATGAGGTTTTTTTTCTAGCATAACGGATTCAACGAAATTAAGGTTTAGGCCATACCCTGTGAATAGCTCCCCGGATCCATGCATACATTTCACATAGTCAGCGTTAAGCCATAAACGACTCATTGCTGGAAGTGACCTCTCTCTGATTATATTATAGAATTCTGCATTAATATTGATAATGGCTTTTGTGGCTGCATAGTAAGCCTTCCATCCATTGCTTGGATTAACAGTGTCCTGTTCCACTGTGAAGTCCTACAAGGAAAAAACATTATTAACATATATAACAAATTGTCATTAGATGCCAGCAGCATCCAAATGCTAGACACAAAGCATAAGAAGTCTTTCATAGTTATGTGGTCCATCCAATTTAAACCAACACAAGTGACTGCTCAAATTTGCCATCAACTTAGTGAGGATATGTAAACCGTCTAACAGATGAGAATAGAGATGCACCGCAGTAAGGAAGAAACTAGAAATTTTATGGATATTAACATGAACATAGCACTACCCAGTACCCAGAACTGTTGGGAtacaaaatgagaaaaaaaagagagcCATGTTTGTCATACATAATATCTATACAAAATAGGATGATATACACAAAGTTCTAAGACGAACAATCATGGAAGTGCATCAGATGCAAGTGAATTAAAAAGCATGTCTAAAACTATTCGTCGAGATATGCCTTACAAACACAAGATATGATGAGAAGCATCTGAACTTGTTAATTCATAAAATAACTACTTTAACAGTAACTATTCTTAGAGAGGACTCTTCGGTGAAGGCGAAAAGAAAAGCCAGAACGAGGAGAGATCATAATAAAAGTAAATTACTTACTAAGTCAACATTAATAATTTTGACCATGTCCTGTTATTTGGAAATTTGGAAACTTAGATCCCAGAAACTGATAAGAGGAGACCCATGCACATATTTCTTAGAACAGAGTATGGATATGCAACAAATATACATTACTATAACCACATCCTGCTCCAGTTAGATGATGAAAACAGATTAGAGGATAGCTCACTTTTAAACCTACATACAAGGACCAATATATGATGGTGAAAAGTGATTTGTGTAATCAGTTTGGGTGCAAGCTTTGGCATCGAGTTAACATGTAACATCCAACATCAAGCAAATAGGCACGAATGGTTATCTAAAGTACAACCTCCAATCTCATTAAACACCCTTGAAAACATTCCTCATAACCCATAATCCTAATTGTTTAAAATGTAGCCAATCATAGCATCCTTTGATGCAGTTATTCATGAAAATGAGAATCATCCAAGTATCATCTTGGTTTCAGCTGTCCATGTAGACCAACCACCTctccgaaaataatattgcaaaaTTGAGGAAAAACAAAGTAATTCTGACACATCAACCCTTTAGCAAGGTATGAGTCTTTAGGTCAACGACACGAGAGTGTTTTAAGTGCTTTGAGTTtggattttataattatatagaaAAATAGTATTAAGGATGAAAGAGGAGGAAAGGATGAGAGAGGAGTAATAGTAGTACtagtaggaggaggaggggaagtaTTGGAGATGGTGAGGCTGCAGGTGGCTCGAGATAGTGGCCAGTGTCAGCAAGAGATACGAATCAGAAAAGATCAACGGAGAGAGAGAGCGGAGCAATATGTTTGACAAacggatattatctttcatggtcCAGACTTGTCAACTTGGATTCAGATTCGGCGATAGGGGAATGATTAGACAGGGAGTAAGCATACAAACTGAATCATGTATAGTCAACTTGGACAAATCTAGGTTTTGTTTCAATACAATTCAGTTCTTTGCGCTTGCTAGAGTTGGTAAATCACCTTTCATTGTGCTTCAGAGTCTGTTATGTGCCAGAGTCGTGGGATTCAGTTATCAGGATTTATAGCAGTGATAGAAAAATTTCTTGATATCTGTGGCCCCCTTTAGAAATGCAACTGGGTCGCACAAAATGGATAGTTTGCTTTCTAAGAAAGAAATGAGTTCCAAATTCTTGGTTTATCATGTcagatttttttgttcttctgacgAAGACAATCCAGCATCTGCATTAAATTGGGTGTAGATCAGgagaacaatgttaatcaaatagGATCATCCATGCAACTGACCATGCTGAAAAGGCCACAGGCAATAACATTATGTTTACTTTTGAAAACCCTATATCATTTGCGCTAGAAATCTTGGTCCGGGTCACAAAGAAATCATCTCCTGTAAACCAGATTAAGCTCTATTGTAGATGAGAGCATCCCAAACATAAACAAAAACTTCTCCAGTCACAGACATCAAATTTGCACTAATTAGGTTCTCTGCAAAATTAGGGTCATCCAAAGATATTTGTCCCCATGATAATTACCGTGGAGAAACATCCCAAGTGTGTCCTGTCTGAAGAAAAAGTCATAACTTTTCCTATTTCAACTATCAAAATATAAGATGGCACTCCCAGATTCTCAACCAACTAGCAATCTCTGGCGTTTGAAAGTAAAATCTTTTGAGATGTAGGATTTTTCCCGGGCCGGTGTCTCGCTAACTATATCAATGatatgagtccttccttgttcagctattataaaagaaaaaaaaagggtttcTTTTCAGTAAGATTATCATTAGAAAAAGCCAATCATAGAGGAGCAAGGCCGTTCACGACAGTGAACTTTGAGATAGCACGACTATAACATTGGCAAACGACTCCTAACATCGAAGTGCCTCTTGCATGTAAAGTATGCCTTTCAACCAACGATAAAAAGTCAACGGCGTCAATCAAAGGAGTAACACCAATCAATCGATCAAGTTAAGGAGCCCATCAACAGATGGACCACAACGTATAAAACCGAGCAACTGTCCGTAACCAAAAAAAGGCAAAAAAGAAGAGGCAGGAGAAGCGGAAACCTTGTGGTAGAGGGCTTTCCAGGCGCCGTCGTCATTTGCAGCCCTCCTCATCGCAGAGTTGGTCATCGAAAGGCGGCAAAGACTGGTGTAATCGAGGTAGCTGAGAGCATGAGTGGTAATCTCCGGCACCAACTGCTCCATCATAGACCCCCCGGCCTGCCACTCCGCCACGGTAGCCTTCTTATCCCCCACCGCCGTGCCCCCGTCGCCGGCGAAGGAATCGCGATCCGCACCACCGCCAGTGCCGGCGCCGCCGCAGACGCAAGCGCAACTGCAACGCCTCTTCCTCCGGGGCCTCCGGAGGACCCCTCCGTCGGTCGATCGTCGGACCCAAAGGGCCCAGATGCAGCACAGGGCGGTGGCTCCGGCGGCGATCAGCAGGGAGCGGGGAGGGAAGGGGAAGGGCTCGTCCATCCAAAGCACATCAAGGGCGAGGGCGGCATCAAACCCTAGATGAAAAGCCGCATCACTAGGGAGACGAAGAAGGAGATGGATTCCGAGGAGAGGTGAGATGGGCGAGAGATTCTTAGCACCAATTTGCTGTGAGGCAACGTAATTCTCGAGCGAGCCTCCGGACTCGGTTATTAGTTTTGATCAACTACGATCGTCAAATAATAATCGAGCGGTGCTAAACGAAAGTATCTacaaaatttaattttcattaaaaataatatatttgtaatttattaaaaatatgtaaatattttttatttatgatcgTTTGCTGACTATTGTCATCCCACATATTCTATCACATAAACTAATCTAATCCTTTATAGAAAGCCATATATGCGACACGAATAATTGAATTCAAATTATATTATATGGTAGACACAAATGAGTTCAAATTATATTCGGATGAGCCACGGAGAGGCTAAAGCCCAGAACGTGAACTAACAATCACCGCACGATCCAAGTCAACGGTATAAATCAACGGTCCGAATAGATCGACCCGGATCCGAGCGGGATGACAAAAACCATAACCCGTCGCCGATCAGGTCGCCATATATATCGCTCTTTCTTGGGGAATCGCGGAATCTTTTCTTCTCTCCATCGCCCGCCGGTCGTTAAGGAAGGCCTCATTTCGCCGCCCAACGAAACCCTCTCCCTTTCTCTCTTCTCGCTTCGATTCCTCCGTCGCCGCGTTATCCGAGGATAGGAGCTGCGATTCATCGAACATGCCGACCGGTAAGAGTAACTGCCTCCTCGCTTATATTCACCATGATTGCCGAGGGATTTGATCTCCGGTAACAATTACAAGAATTTTCTTGTTTCACAAATGTGCCTCAATGGGTTTTCTttcctcccctccccccccccccccccccccccccaattcgGTCGATTTAATCTGGGCCGAGAATAAGTGGGAATTAATCATTTGATCATTATATTTTTCTCCGAAGCCTGAATCGCGTCTATTCACCCGATGAAAAGTTGGTAACTCTGCGATCGTTCTTGATTATGGACCAGGGCGAACTATATCTTAATGTTCATCCCTTGTTGCATGCTTACGCACGTAATCTTAACGGAAATCATCTAATGTTGTTTGAGGAATTCTAATCCAACAAATCTTGCAAAGTCTGTTGCGAGCCCTACCGAGAATGCGGTACGCTTTGTTACATCATCATTTTTGTGCTCATAACGATGTACATGATAAAGAGGTTGAATGGCTTAAGGTTCTGAATGCCTGTTTTCCACGCCACATTGTATGATATGTCTCGATTGCCTAGTCAGGGCACGGGGACTTTTGTTTGTTTTTCATGTTGCACTTGCCATGCGTCTTGTACTCCATTGGAAATTCTCCATGTGTTGAAACTATGCTGCAATATCTCTCAGGTCCTTCATGCGTCCTTATTGTTTTGCCAACAGAAGCTTCTGCATTGTGCTACTAAAGCTTTAAGataatcacagctattccaacagCAAAATGCCCTGTACTATTTGCAACGTCCTAAAAAAACCTGTGCTATTTTGGATTCCTTAAAAATTCATTTACAGCACAGGGTTTTAGATAGTTTCGATTAAATTCTTTAGAGTGCCCTATTATCTTGATCAATTTGCATTTTTTTCTGAAAACTCCTTTGGCATTCTTTTCTTGTGTCAAAAGATTCTCAGCTCATGAATTTGAGAGTCTGTTACATGCTTAAGTTGTACTTAGATGCAGTCAATGCGTTTATCATCCatcaatataattattattattgggttaTTGGAAGAACTAGCTTACTTATTTTATCTTATTCGTACCTTGCTAAATAAGTAAAAGAAAAGCTAAGCAACATGATAGGCAGAAAACTGTGAGCACAATTTTCCTCTCTTGACCAATGCGTTCGATCTGTCATTTCTCCCAGGTAAAGAATTAAAGTGTTATACACTAGCCAGAAGCAATTCTTAGCTTCCTAAGCCCACTGGAGATTTCATTATACGAATAATTTTCTTTGGGTTATGTGAATAGTTATTtggattcttttttcttatgCTGCAAATCATGTCATTTCTAATTAAAGTGTTTCCTCGTTTTTCTTGGCAACTGATCATTATGTTTACTAATTTACAATTTGTGCTGGCATAATATGGAATAGCTATATGTTTATCGTTGTGCAGTTAGTGTCAAATGGAAAAAACAAATCTTTCCAGCCATGGAAATCGGCACTAGTCAACCTCCCTTTGAATTTAAAAGTCAGTTGTGTGCTTTAAGTGGTGTATCCCCTGAGAGGCAAAAAATTATGGTCCAGGGTGGTCTTCTGAAGGTATATGAACTTCCATGTTATATGGTTTTTTAATAAATTTGTTCTGAAGTTATAAGAAGCATTTTCCTTTCACGCGGGATGATGCAGATTGGACAACTTTATGTGTCAAAGGGGtggttttcttttcttgattt comes from Musa acuminata AAA Group cultivar baxijiao chromosome BXJ3-3, Cavendish_Baxijiao_AAA, whole genome shotgun sequence and encodes:
- the LOC135632897 gene encoding F-box protein SKIP8-like isoform X2, producing the protein MDEPFPFPPRSLLIAAGATALCCIWALWVRRSTDGGVLRRPRRKRRCSCACVCGGAGTGGGADRDSFAGDGGTAVGDKKATVAEWQAGGSMMEQLVPEITTHALSYLDYTSLCRLSMTNSAMRRAANDDGAWKALYHKDFTVEQDTVNPSNGWKAYYAATKAIININAEFYNIIRERSLPAMSRLWLNADYVKCMHGSGELFTGYGAVIDSWALALNWGQGGGQEIDLQIRDVRARILNGMAWVTMTTYIGVDLEAYYVTNIYEFHDGRWYMVHHQSSMMLG
- the LOC135632897 gene encoding F-box protein SKIP8-like isoform X1 — its product is MDEPFPFPPRSLLIAAGATALCCIWALWVRRSTDGGVLRRPRRKRRCSCACVCGGAGTGGGADRDSFAGDGGTAVGDKKATVAEWQAGGSMMEQLVPEITTHALSYLDYTSLCRLSMTNSAMRRAANDDGAWKALYHKDFTVEQDTVNPSNGWKAYYAATKAIININAEFYNIIRERSLPAMSRLWLNADYVKCMHGSGELFTGWWWFFLGRYGAVIDSWALALNWGQGGGQEIDLQIRDVRARILNGMAWVTMTTYIGVDLEAYYVTNIYEFHDGRWYMVHHQSSMMLG
- the LOC108952306 gene encoding ubiquitin carboxyl-terminal hydrolase 7, yielding MPTVSVKWKKQIFPAMEIGTSQPPFEFKSQLCALSGVSPERQKIMVQGGLLKVQLTGIYDLVAVLTHKGRSDDYVFWVKQENAPFDPGKWIQYDDHNPIQSNPA